CCATAACGGTTCTTTAAACGATAGTCGATTTGATAAACGAATGCGCGGAGAGGGGAAATTTGCCGAGCAAATAAGTATGCAATTTAAATTAGCTAAAAAATTATACCTCAAAAATGTGGTATATCCAAAATTAAATTTTACCTTGTTTGATAAACATCAAAGTAATCAGATCGGCTTATTTTAATTTTGCTCTTAAAGAAGTACGTTTGATTAGCAATAATTCAAAGAAAATAATATGTTTAAAAAACTTATCTTTTTTATAGTAACCTTGGTTTTATTTACAAATCAGGGAAATTCACAATCTCTTACCAGCTTAAAAGAAATTAATAAAGTATGGGCTAAGTTTTACCAGGCTTTCGATTCGTTAAATCATCAACTAATGGCCGAAATTCATTCAAAGAAATTGATACGTATATCCGGTGGAAAAAAAATATCGGATTACGAAACTTATATCGGCAATTATAAAAAAAATTTTAAACGAGCCAGGGAAAATGCTATTTCTAATACCATTTCATTG
This window of the Flavobacteriaceae bacterium genome carries:
- a CDS encoding DUF4440 domain-containing protein, whose protein sequence is MFKKLIFFIVTLVLFTNQGNSQSLTSLKEINKVWAKFYQAFDSLNHQLMAEIHSKKLIRISGGKKISDYETYIGNYKKNFKRARENAISNTISLRFFERIHTDSIASERGIYKLIRTREQEKEQVYYGQFHVILIKENNMWKILMDYDSDEANSIREEEYMKSYGINEFNAFIQK